The Triticum urartu cultivar G1812 chromosome 6, Tu2.1, whole genome shotgun sequence genome includes the window GAATAAGTCATTGATAAGCTGCAATGGAAATAAGCCCCCTAGCATAAGCCATCCAGTTCTTTTGTCCAAGCTTATGTTCTGGGTCTTTGATGAAAAGTCTACAATACCCCTAAAATGTAATTGTATGATTTAACTGCAGTTTTTGTGAATTGTAGCAGCAACTTGGACAACTTCATTCGTACTCTCTTGCACTTGCAAAAGGTATAGCAGGACCAAACCAAACAACAATCAAAATGTTAGTGTTTGCATACAAATTTCTGAACATTCACTAGCAACATTTATCCTTTTTTTACAACAGATAGAAACTTGGACATGGCCAAAAACTAAGGTGCACATGAGCACTGCACTTCCTGAAGATATGTCAGCAAAATTCATATGCATCTCTGAAATAAAATTTGAAATAGGCAAAGAGAATACTACTCCTAATCGCCATGAGATTGTCAAGCATTTGCTACTCGATGGACAATCAGAGAACTAGCAGTGGGTGGCCATGGCGTCCAGAGAAGTGCAGGTGCCGGGCGTCAGGGCAGTGCGTtgacgacgacggcgacgaacCAGGGGCGTCTCAGCCATGGAAGGAGAGTGGGGCGGAGTGGGGCATCGGGGAGGAGCAGCCGCCGTCGATATCAGCGGAGAAGGGGGTCGGCGTCCATCCAGTCGAGCTCGGAAGCCGATGTCCACGGCGCCGGAGGCGGGCAGCCGTCCTGCTTGACAAAGGGGTCTGTGGCGGCGGCTTGAGGCGGGTCTGGTAGTGGCGGCTTGAGGCACGGCCAGCGGGCGGCGGCTTGAGGCGCGGCTAGCGGACGGTGGCTTGAGGCGGGGCCGCCGGCGGCGGCTGGAGGCGGCAGCAGCGGGGAAACCCTAATCGCGGGAGGAGAGGGACGACAGGGGCGCGGGGCGTTGCGAGCAATTTTTCTTCGGGGCTGGTACACTGGAGGGGCGCGGTGGCATTTCCTGCGTAATTGTGTTCAAGTGTGAGGGCAAAGGAATATACCGTTTCGTTTTTTAAGTGATTGCCGCGAGAAGCTGCGGGAAGCTGCCATACCCCCAGCTTTTTTTCATTGTGAAGGGAAGGGCTGTGGAAATAAGTTAAGCTCCATCCCTAAAATGAGTTCTTTTTGGCTTTTGGCTTATTTTCACAATAAGCTGAAATAAGCTgcaaaagaactggcccttagCAGCCACAACTACGCACGAATCTGTGTGACCATTCGTTGTCCCGTCCCTTTCGTCTTCCTCCCCCCTTGCAACCTGCACCCCACCAGCAAACCATCTGGGCTCCTTTCCTTTTCCAAATCTCCGTATTAAACTAACAATCTGAATCGCGCAGCCCCAAGAGCAAGCAACCTCTGCTCTGCTCCAGTTGCCTCCCTCCCTGCCAGTGGCTTAGCATCAGATTCTCTCTCCCTCAGGGCACAGCCAAAACAGCAGTGACAGCACAgggcggctgcggctgccgctgcgaAGCCAGTTCCACTTTTTTCTCGATTTATTGCTAGTTTTCTCGCTTCCCCTTTGGCGCTGATTCTTGTTTACTTAGTTAACCGCCCGTACCCACCGCCAATCCCCAGGCCGCCGCCTGCTCTTGCCGAACCCCAACCACCCATAGCAGTCAGCACAGCCCGCTTTCTTCTGCATATCTTGCCGGTTCTTCGGCCTTGGGATTGATTGCTAAGTGCTAACGGTTCTTGGAAATTCTTCCTGGAAGCAAGCTCAGTTTAGTTTTCTCATTCTTCTGTTGCCGTCTTGCCAAGTTCGTGCGGTTGGATAGCGTTGATTGCTCTTGAAGGGAATACAAAGGGAATTAGCAGAGTCTCGAGTTGACCGAGCTTGTCATGGAGCCATCGGCTGGGTTCCGGGCCTCTGTCTGGAGCTGCTTCAAGTTCTTGCCCTTCTtctgtggccttcttctcctgGGGATCATCAAAGGTGACCACAACGCCTGCTCCTGTCTATTACTTCACTTCGCTTCTCTTTGCTGTCCTAAGAAAGTACTATGGATTGGAATTGCATCACATGATATTTTCTCATATGACCATAGGATGGCAATTTTACACATCAGTAcctgcttgtctatgtttgatacATTTATTTGTTTTAGAATGCAGAATGATGAATTAAAGAGTTATTTGTTTCAAGTATTTGGGCTTCATTCCATCTTGTGGTTGCTTTGCTTGTGTTGTGTTGTTCACCCTGTTATCTTGTATGAAGAGGCTTTGTTCTTTTACTTTCTTGGAGCATTCCACAAATTCTCATTATGGAATCTAGAAGTGAATACTTGTTGTACATATTCCATATATAGTAACGACCCTATGTGGTACTTTTGGCTTCAATAGTGATGGAACCAATAGAGTTCATATTAGCTGGCTGTAGGCATGTTCCTGAAATGAAACATCAGCTGGCCAGATTCACAGGTCTTCTGTAGTACTCCCTCCGccccgaattacttgtcttagatttgtttacaatgaatgtatctagacaagtaattcggaacggaggtaaTATACGATAATGAGTTTTCTTTCTTGTTTCTGAAAATGATCATGTGCACTTTGGACTTTAAGCCATTTTCCCTGCTTCAACTTTTGTATGTGCAATATAACGGGTTGCTACTGGTCATTGCAACTGACAATTCAAGTCATATCAAAGGAAAGATATGTAACTGTGGTATTGGAAGTAAATGAACACAAGGGTGATCGAAATTTGTTACTTCCAGAAATCAAAGTTGCCATTTTGCTACACATGTGTTGTTTCATAGTCTGATTTGCTAATCCTGTGTTCTTGTTGCTTTTGCCTATCCAGGTGTTCTGTTTGGCCCATGGGCCTGGCTTATTATAGCGATCGGTATTTCTGCACTCGTCCTGGGGTTATGGCCTATGCATGTGATTTGGACGTACTACTGCATCATAAGGTAGCGTTCACAGTTTTGCACAAATCTATCTGAAAAGAAAATATCATGTTATGGATCTATGTAGATAGATGTGCTGAGTTGCTGACCACTGATCCCCTTTTTCATGAAGGCAGAACCAAGCTGGTGGGACCTGTTGTGAAGCTGCTGCTTCTTATTTCTGTATCTGGGATTTTAGTCTTGTGGCTGATAGTTGGCATCGTTGGAAGTGTACTTGCTGGGTTAGCATACGGCTTTCTAGCACCAGTAATGGCCACATTTGATGCACTCGGTGAAGGAAAAAAAAGGCCACTCGTTCATTGCTTTGTGGTATGTTCATGATTTTACTttttatggtgctactttgaaatTATGCTGTTTAAGCACCTCTCAAATTTTCAATTGTCAAAATCCATGTTGGGGCCAACAATAAATCCAATAATATGTGGATTATGTTACAGAAAATTAGTACTGTTGGATTATTGTTCAAAATCAATTTATTATGTTTGTAATTTTGTATCTATTAACAAAATACTGTACAAGAAATTCACGCTCAAATTAAAAAATTGGCCGGTCAAATATTCCCTACATAAAAAACAAGGGAGTGCTTGTTTTACATGAGTAGCTAAATTGAAATGCAGGATGGAACATGGAGCACTATCACAGGAGGCTGTACAGTAGTCAGGGACCTGAAAGACATGCTATTCCATTCATATCTTGCATATATGGATGATCTACGGTTCCACGAACCTCCTGGTGGAAAACCATTTGAAATAAGGTTTGCTTGCTTCTTTTATTTTTAGCTATTTCTCTTCTATCCAAGAAGGCTGCAAATTTCTCTGTGCTAGCTTTTCCATCTGATATTTGGACAAACTCCATGAGTTCCAAGGACTAACTTGAGTAGTGCAATTGTATTATTAAATATGTAATTGTAAGCGTGGAATCATGGAACCTTCATATAGGGATGCTAATTGCTAATATCATTATATGTGTCACTGTAATTATTATTATGTTCTTTTGTTATATGGTGCATTTGTTTTTGCTATGGACAAACATTTCAGGATTGCGGTGAAGTAAAGAATAATTTCTATGTGAAGTTTGCCATGTCAAATGAAATTCCACCGTGCTATATTTGAATACCCTATGTATCTTTTTTTCTCGAAGAATTTTGTTGAACAAATTCAAACAGTTAACTGTGCATTTTCCCAGAGTGCTTGATATTCCTGGCGCAGTACTCGCTGCGGCATGTGGACTCTTAATGGATGGGATAATGTTCACAGCAATTGCCTTGTACAAGTTCCCTGTGATGCTTTTTAAAGGATGGAAGCGACTGATTGAAGATCTAGTTGGCAGAGAAGGACCTTTCCTTGAGACAGCGTGTGTGCCATTCGCTGGTCTGGCTATTCTTCTCTGGCCATTTGCTGTTTTAGGAGCCTTCCTAGCCTCCATGATCTCCAGTGTTCCTCTAGGCGCATATGCTGCCATTGTGGTTTATCAGGTATAAGCAGGAAACAAAAATATTTTTACTTCCAACGTCAAGCATTAGCTGCACTGACGTATCAAAGGTGAAGCCACGGAGCTTACTCCTACAATCTTGCTGATGTGCCAGGAATCCTCGCTTTTCATGGGACTATCTTATGCAATATCATCAGTATCCATCTTTGATGAGTATACAAATGATGTACTTGACATGGCACCAGGATCTTGCTTTCCTAGGTACAAATGATGTATTTCATATTGCATTATTCTCCTTGCGTTGTCCCTTCTGAATAAACCGAGTTAACACGAAAATCATGCCTAGGTTTGTATACCAGAAGAATGAAGCTTCCGTGGAAAGTACCCGTGGCCCGCTGTCAAGGCCCGCCTCATTCAGGGATAAGCAAGATGGAAAGAAAGCTCCAGCACGGGTTACATCATTTAAGAGTAGCTTTGATGAGTTCAATCCATTTAAGGTGAATTTTTCCTGGCTTCGAGAGATTTTTTTACTCTGTGTTCACTGCACAATTTTATTTTGTTGCTGCCGTTTGGTTGATATATACtctgtatctagacgtattttagttctagatacatccatttccgagacaagtaattctgaacggagggagtaccttccATGTATTCTTATATGCTGGGAATGGCGCCTGTTTTAGACTTTGAAAGGTTACATTGTGCTAATTAATCTTGCCATTTCGAATTTACTTTGCAAGGCAGGCTACAATTCAATTGGCTTAAATTTGTGCAGTTTAATAATTTATAATGTTGTATAGTTGCTAGATCACCTATTCGAAGAGTGTCACCACCGTGGCGAGGCTCTGGTCGCTGAAGGAGTGATAACACCGAAAGATATCGAAGAAACAAAGTCAGGCAAAGGCGGCAGCGGAGTGCTTAATGTGGGTTTGCCAGCATATGTTATTCTCAATGCACTCCTACGATCTGCAAAGGCTGATTCCGATGGCCTGATTCTCAGTGAGTAAAAATAGGTCTTCTTCTCCATTCAAGAGGTGTCGTTATGGCTTAGCTTGACTTGCCCTGTGCAATTTGCAGGAGATGGCTGTGAAATAACATCTGACAACAGGCCTAAGAATACACTATTTGATTGGTTCTTTGACCCTCTGATGGTCATCAAAGATCAAATCAAAGCCGAGAATTTTACAGAAGAGGAGGAGGCGTACCTTCAGAAACGCGTACTGTTGATCAGCGACCCGAAACGCCTCAAGGCGACTCTTCCGCATTTGTCATCCCTGAATGAGCGAAAACAAGCAGAAATAGATGCATTTGCTCGGAGGTACTTCTGCCCACCACTCTCCCCATTTGCAAAAGGGAAATGCACCAATTTTTGTTTTGTAATTATTTCGATCTTGTGCTAGATTGCAAGGGATCACAAAGTCAATATCAAGATACCCGACATTCAAGCGCCGTTTCGACGACCTAGTGAAAGCACTTTCTGAGGAGCTGGAGAGGGCAATGGCCGGCAGCCGATCTGTCAGTGGATCACAGTTTCAGAAGCTCAGAAGCGGCCTTGTTCGAATGCTTAGCCAGAGATCGATGGGGAAGACGGCAAGCATCCGAGGAGGTGATCAAGAGGCGCAGCTCACAAACGACGCTGGTGCTGCGTAATATTTCAAAAAAGCGGTGAAGAGAAGATCGCCGTTGTCCATATGTGTTTCCTGAGTTGATTTTCACTAACTTTGTGCAGAGAGCTGACTCTAGTGTATGGGTTATATATTGCAAACTTGCAAAGCTCCATGTTTCAGAAAGCAAAGTTCGCCTCGTTTTTTTATCTCAAAAATGTCGATTTATGTGGATTTTATTAGCTTTTATCCACCAAAATGGTGTTACACTGAAAATAGGATGAGTCCAAATTTGAGGATCATTCATTCAAGTTTGTGTTATTTTGGTGCCTTCACATGAATGTTGCACTAAATAAATTACGAACACGAATATCCAGTAGTTGTTTTTTTTTCTTCATGATTGTTGCACTAATGAGTCTGACTAAATATGAACAGAGAATTGAAGATATGAAGTCCAGCTGGCTCAAAGCCTAGGTTGCATAGCAATGTTCTACAAATTATATTTGCAGCTAAAGGAAGGAACACCATTCTAGAAGAACATTATAATTGCAAAAAACAAGCAGCTAGACAAAGATGCAAAATAATCATAGGAAGCCAGCAAAAAATTTAGTTAGTTTCATTTTCACCTTTAGTGCAGCTGGCGTTACATTCATTTGGAGATAAAGTATTACAGGCTTGTGCTTTCGTAACCGTGGAACGAACAACAACAGTCTCAACCTAGTGTGATGGGAAGGTAATGATACTGAAATGCCGACAACAGAGCTACAAGTACTAGTCCATTACACATAATGAAGAAACATGGCAGATCTCAACAATGAACTAGCAGCGGAATCATCACTGCGCTTTCTTCTTGGCATCCTTAGCCTGCCCCTTCTTGCGGATCTTGATGCACATGCTGAGGCGTGTACTATCCACAAGTGACTCTGGGAGAAGGGAGATCAAGAACCACAGAACAGAGTGTGGCCAGTACGGTGTGCACCTCGGCTCATAGCCAATGTGGCGAATAGCAGCACGAGCATAGGTGTCCGCGGATGGCACAAGGAAGGAAGACCTCCTGATTGATGCCATCTTTGTCGCCACGTACAAGGGCACCTGAACAGATCGCAGGAGTTAAGTTAGAGCTCAGCAATTCGTATAAAAAAACAACATCCTAAAACAACAGAGAGGGCGAAACAATTCAAATGAGTAGTTCTCGGTAGACTTTCAAGGATCCTCCAAGGGACTACAAATATGAATCACGTGCTAACATCATCATGATACTGGTATTTAACTCATTTCTCATTGCATAAATAATCTATCAACATATCTCCTTGAGCAAGGACGGAGCACTTAGGGACTGAATTCTCAGATGATCAATAAGCAGCAGCAAAAGGTAGGTATAGCATGATAAGATAGAAATACATGCTTCATTAGTTCAGTTGAAGATGAGACATGGTAATTTTTCTCGCAAAGCCTTGTTTGTTATCTAGTCTGATCTATAAGTAACGCAGAAGTCAGAACATATCCTTATTAGAACAAATTCAGAACCTGCTTGTCGCATTCGATTGATTGTATCACAAAATATATACTATTTACATTCACCAAAGGTGATGTGTTTTGTTGTTTCAGTTGAAATTTCAGTTGTCCAGACATATAAATTAGCTAAATTAGACAACCCAGCTACTTTCATTTTATAACAAACAGTTATTAACCACAAAAGGACAGCAACTGAGTTAAAGAAAGCAGATAACAGAAAGATAAAAGAACGAGAGACTAGTTGTTACCTGGCATTGCACATCAATGCCCTTGCCCTTGTACTCAACATAGAGGCATCTTGAGAACTGGTCAACGTAcctgaaaacaaaaacaaattaGTATTCTCTCTGCTGTCAATGTAGTCATAATTTGTGAATGACAATTCACTAAAATATTTTAGTAACCGATCTGGACAGGGTCTGAACTGAAGACATACATCAAGCAAACTATCCTAACAGTTTGTTACACATCTAAATCCAAGACTAGCACCAGAATCTGGCATGAGTATGACACGCGAGCTAACAAGTCACACCGAAAGTGCTTGTTCGATTCCCTATCCCAATTCTTCCTAGCATAGCTCCTTCCGGATCCTAACAAACATCTAAAATTTCTAAATCAAGTACAGGTAGGCAAGAAAGTAGTGCCCTCTGTTCGCAGGGGTTGCTTCCGCTACCACCATCTGTGAGCACGAACATTTAACATGGCATGCCATAGTATGTAGTACGCGCAGAGCAAATTAAGTACAGTAGTAATTTCGAtcgagaagaagaagaagaaggttaGTACTCACGCTTTCGTGGCGGCGTAGACGGAGTAGAGTGGATCGGACGGCACAACAGAGGCAGCACCGGAGCCGATGTTGACGATTGCGCCACGCTTCCTGTCGACCATGCCCGGGAGCACGGCGTGGGTGACCCGCGTTACCCCCTCGACGTTGACCCGGATGAGGCTCCGCATGAGCTCCTCGTCCACCTCATGGAAGTAGCGGGCGTACGGGTACGAGACCCCGGCGTTGTTGACGAGCACGCCGACGTCGAGGCCCCGGATGGAGTCCTTGAGCGCCTCCACCCCAGCGGCGAGCCCCTCGGAAGCGAAGTCGAGCACGAAGGTGCGGACCTCGGTCTTGGGGTACTTGCCCCTGATCTCCTCGGAGACGGCGGCGAGCTTGTCCGGGTTGCGGCCGACGAGCACGAGGCCGAGGCCGGAGGCGGCAAGGCGGAAGGCGATGGCGCGGCCGATgccgtcggtggcgccggtgacgACGGCCCAGGGCCCGTAGCGGCGGCGCAGGGGCTTGCCGGGGCGGAGGAAGGCGGCGTAGACCCAGAGGGCGAGGCgcagggcggcgcgggcggcgacgAGGAGGCCGACGGCCGCGAGGGCCAGCGCCCACGCCGGCTGCGCGCGGAGGAATTCGACGTGGGCGCACGTGCCGGCCATGGTGCTTGCTGGGTTGGCTTGAGCGTTCGCTCGATCCGCGGTGGGGAGCGGCGAGTTATAGCGGAGCGGCGCGGGTCGGATCGG containing:
- the LOC125513366 gene encoding uncharacterized membrane protein At3g27390-like isoform X1, with translation MEPSAGFRASVWSCFKFLPFFCGLLLLGIIKGVLFGPWAWLIIAIGISALVLGLWPMHVIWTYYCIIRTKLVGPVVKLLLLISVSGILVLWLIVGIVGSVLAGLAYGFLAPVMATFDALGEGKKRPLVHCFVDGTWSTITGGCTVVRDLKDMLFHSYLAYMDDLRFHEPPGGKPFEIRVLDIPGAVLAAACGLLMDGIMFTAIALYKFPVMLFKGWKRLIEDLVGREGPFLETACVPFAGLAILLWPFAVLGAFLASMISSVPLGAYAAIVVYQESSLFMGLSYAISSVSIFDEYTNDVLDMAPGSCFPRFVYQKNEASVESTRGPLSRPASFRDKQDGKKAPARVTSFKSSFDEFNPFKLLDHLFEECHHRGEALVAEGVITPKDIEETKSGKGGSGVLNVGLPAYVILNALLRSAKADSDGLILRDGCEITSDNRPKNTLFDWFFDPLMVIKDQIKAENFTEEEEAYLQKRVLLISDPKRLKATLPHLSSLNERKQAEIDAFARRLQGITKSISRYPTFKRRFDDLVKALSEELERAMAGSRSVSGSQFQKLRSGLVRMLSQRSMGKTASIRGGDQEAQLTNDAGAA
- the LOC125513366 gene encoding uncharacterized membrane protein At3g27390-like isoform X2; amino-acid sequence: MATFDALGEGKKRPLVHCFVDGTWSTITGGCTVVRDLKDMLFHSYLAYMDDLRFHEPPGGKPFEIRVLDIPGAVLAAACGLLMDGIMFTAIALYKFPVMLFKGWKRLIEDLVGREGPFLETACVPFAGLAILLWPFAVLGAFLASMISSVPLGAYAAIVVYQESSLFMGLSYAISSVSIFDEYTNDVLDMAPGSCFPRFVYQKNEASVESTRGPLSRPASFRDKQDGKKAPARVTSFKSSFDEFNPFKLLDHLFEECHHRGEALVAEGVITPKDIEETKSGKGGSGVLNVGLPAYVILNALLRSAKADSDGLILRDGCEITSDNRPKNTLFDWFFDPLMVIKDQIKAENFTEEEEAYLQKRVLLISDPKRLKATLPHLSSLNERKQAEIDAFARRLQGITKSISRYPTFKRRFDDLVKALSEELERAMAGSRSVSGSQFQKLRSGLVRMLSQRSMGKTASIRGGDQEAQLTNDAGAA
- the LOC125513367 gene encoding very-long-chain 3-oxoacyl-CoA reductase 1; the protein is MAGTCAHVEFLRAQPAWALALAAVGLLVAARAALRLALWVYAAFLRPGKPLRRRYGPWAVVTGATDGIGRAIAFRLAASGLGLVLVGRNPDKLAAVSEEIRGKYPKTEVRTFVLDFASEGLAAGVEALKDSIRGLDVGVLVNNAGVSYPYARYFHEVDEELMRSLIRVNVEGVTRVTHAVLPGMVDRKRGAIVNIGSGAASVVPSDPLYSVYAATKAYVDQFSRCLYVEYKGKGIDVQCQVPLYVATKMASIRRSSFLVPSADTYARAAIRHIGYEPRCTPYWPHSVLWFLISLLPESLVDSTRLSMCIKIRKKGQAKDAKKKAQ